Proteins encoded together in one Asterias rubens chromosome 4, eAstRub1.3, whole genome shotgun sequence window:
- the LOC117288819 gene encoding serine/arginine repetitive matrix protein 2-like, whose amino-acid sequence MSAFSDREATLSRLSKLQREIEQLTDTLNRKPNSKAKSSSYDDSNRSSSRASSRRVVLPGRSSNLVTEPKGFSARTPLQPSPSYASRLQEIEARYATSGLEHNIKPVFATAQIVSSLIPSGQPIGGKSWTSAHPTTNTGQFLNVAGSSKSSFSFQPVSSLLPSGQPIKSSRGSHVWKSHHRSANTTQLLNVAGSHSSSFLLEPARHSTKRDRNTSQQHTSKSSHRSQVVTSYSRDLSKKSKLLLNNQVKKVEEKYLVRPNLPIMQEQRKHVLHSSSTLPNDPSRVKLSSRKVISPSASTSKQLSKDSSRVQSTSSLPSSGSDRKSSKYSWRQPSHTKHSQDESRKLPSSGVKKSPFKYEKSQSSGSRDSSRTSTGSRSSSRDANRSKYHYDSRSTSESSAHRKRRHSGDHHTHSSPYSTSKYKLTARPSSSRSNTSSSGSVQKHYSTDKRHDTSPVHRSSSNSRVTSKSSHVYIRGRGQNYLSSRNHSLQTRRGHGFVTFRGHGSRGRGYARGAGVYRGQSAPGYSPRTKQVWGSSYSPRYRGKGRSSRHNFTRPSPKKHSPGEGFRSKYALMKTSLAQNTLKKPLSFMEKRRLTVLNDTPVLLRSRYRLVKGHRSVLRPAFSSASLVTPLRKLPTVKRLVTVKITKTKLIRRVAGEKMSSGSMVNLRGAQFKLRINRFSKALYRLPSNASQVSPSNVRRLVLKSATPSVTRKVASHVLQRSINISLAAKHRSKKQSNTKQYCMFYNLYGRCKRGNDCPYIHDPEKVAVCTRFLRGTCPKTDGSCLFSHKVSKEKMPVCSYFLRGVCNRDDCPYSHVKVSNKATPCPDFIKGYCPLGEKCKKKHIVRCPDFTLTGKCANGAKCPLLHKRDPTKSNNVKTKTRKSSTQDSETEKVRTSDRTPTAKHKKRETSFIKLSSDTPSNKTAPSTPDTSEKGNSFQRNTSERQQITSSGEGASIIPSFVKLLNADRNKSIAPSVAKTAVSDREPAIIPRLRTKSNTSLPPQENGMIQSTSRKLRSDTLPCGGESSKSSKGLASVVPKASADHHHLVETAPSLPKDEDSSFIDLNVTPPSLSAAGEGSEELPSFIELYPGSPFSPMEESTNTAQQEAAVTRTLQIRPQFKRLFKSEKTDSTKKTDTTDNR is encoded by the exons ATGTCTGCTTTCAGCGACAGGGAAGCCACGCTTTCGCGGCTCTCGAAGTTACAAAGGGAGATCGAACAGTTAACTG ATACTCTCAATCGTAAACCAAATTCAAAGGCAAAGTCTTCAAGTTATGACGACAGCAATAGATCCTCATCGAGGGCAAGCAGTCGCAGAGTTGTCCTTCCAGGAAGAAGTTCTAACTTGGTGACAGAGCCCAAGGGTTTTTCAGCTCGGACACCCTTACAACCTAGTCCTAGCTATGCAAGTAGGCTGCAAGAAATAGAGGCTAGGTATGCCACATCGGGTTTGGAGCATAATATCAAACCTGTTTTTGCTACAGCTCAAATTGTTAGTTCCCTTATTCCATCAGGACAACCTATCGGTGGAAAGAGTTGGACGAGTGCTCACCCAACCACGAACACTGGACAATTCCTTAATGTGGCTGGTAGCAGCAAGTCCTCGTTTTCATTCCAACCTGTCAGTTCCCTCCTTCCATCGGGACAACCTATCAAGTCAAGTCGAGGGAGTCATGTCTGGAAAAGTCATCATCGGTCTGCAAACACTACACAACTCCTGAATGTTGCCGGTAGCCATAGCTCTTCCTTTTTGTTGGAACCAGCGAGACATTCTACAAAGAGAGATAGGAACACAAGCCAGCAGCATACATCTAAATCATCTCACCGTTCTCAGGTTGTAACTAGCTACAGCCGCGATTTGAGCAAGAAATCCAAACTGCTCTTGAACAATCAGGTTAAAAAGGTTGAAGAGAAGTACCTGGTCCGTCCCAACTTGCCGATCATGCAGGAACAGCGAAAGCATGTTCTTCATTCCAGCTCTACACTGCCCAACGACCCATCAAGAGTAAAGTTATCGTCTAGGAAGGTGATCTCACCCTCGGCCTCTACATCAAAACAGCTTAGTAAGGATTCCAGTCGTGTACAGTCAACCTCGTCTCTCCCTAGCTCCGGCTCAGACAGGAAATCCAGCAAGTACTCGTGGCGACAACCGTCTCACACAAAACATTCCCAAGATGAATCCCGTAAGCTTCCGTCCAGTGGTGTCAAAAAATCACCCTTCAAGTATGAGAAATCACAATCTTCAGGAAGCCGAGATTCTTCCCGGACCTCTACTGGCAGTCGAAGTTCAAGCCGAGATGCCAATCGTTCCAAGTATCATTACGATTCTCGTAGTACCTCGGAATCATCAGCCCATCGTAAACGCAGACACAGTGGGGATCATCACACACATAGTTCTCCATACAGTACATCTAAATACAAACTGACAGCCAGACCATCAAGTAGCAGATCAAATACTTCTTCCTCGGGCAGCGTACAAAAGCATTATTCTACAGACAAAAGGCATGACACTTCTCCAGTTCATCGCAGCTCGAGCAACAGTCGGGTTACAAGCAAAAGTAGTCATGTATATATTCGGGGCAGAGGTCAGAACTATCTTTCGAGTAGAAATCATAGCCTTCAAACTAGAAGAGGTCATGGGTTTGTGACCTTTAGAGGTCATGGATCAAGAGGTCGTGGGTATGCAAGAGGAGCTGGAGTCTACAGAGGTCAAAGTGCACCAGGTTATAGTCCAAGAACAAAACAAGTATGGGGATCATCATATAGCCCAAGATATCGAGGGAAAG GAAGATCTTCAAGGCACAACTTCACGCGTCCATCACCAAAGAAACATTCTCCGGGAGAAGGCTTCCGCTCAAAGTATGCACTGATGAAGACCTCTCTGGCACAGAATACACTGAAGAAGCCGCTTTCCTTCATGGAGAA GAGAAGATTGACTGTTCTTAATGACACACCCGTCTTGCTGAGGTCAAGGTACAGACTGGTCAAAGGTCATAGGAGTGTCCTTCGACCTGCATTCTCCAGCGCATCATTGGTAACACCACTGCGGAAACTCCCCACGGTTAAGAGGCTTGTCACGGTGAAAATTACCAAGACCAAACTCATCCGCAGAGTCGCAG GAGAGAAGATGTCATCAGGCTCAATGGTCAACCTACGAGGAGCACAGTTCAAACTGCGCATTAATCGGTTCAGTAAAGCACTGTATCGACTCCCATCTAATGCCTCCCAAGTGTCCCCCTCCAATGTACGTAGACTGGTACTGAAATCTGCCACACCCTCGGTTACAAGAAAAGTTGCAAG CCATGTTTTACAACGTAGCATCAACATTAGCCTAGCGGCCAAACACCGTAGTAAGAAGCAGTCTAACACTAAGCAATACTGTATGTTCTACAACCTGTATGGGCGTTGTAAGAGAGGAAATGATTGTCCATATATACATGACCCGGAGAAAGTTGCTGTGTGTACAAG ATTTCTACGAGGAACGTGTCCCAAAACGGACGGGTCATGTCTTTTCTCACACAAAGTCTCAAAAGAAAAG ATGCCGGTGTGTTCCTACTTTCTGCGTGGTGTGTGTAACCGTGACGACTGCCCTTACTCGCACGTCAAGGTCAGCAATAAAGCAACACCTTGCCCAGACTTCATCAAAGGTTACTGCCCACTGGGAGAAAAG TGTAAGAAGAAACATATTGTGAGGTGTCCTGACTTCACACTGACAGGAAAGTGTGCAAACGGTGCAAAGTGTCCGCTCTTGCACAAGAGGGATCCAACCAAAAGCAACAACGTCAAAACCAAGACGAGAAAAAGTTCCACACAGGATTCTGAGACGGAGAAAGTAAGAACCTCTGACAG AACTCCTACAGCAAAACACAAAAAGAGAGAAACTTCTTTTATAAAACTATCCTCCGATACGCCATCAAACAAGACAGCGCCCTCAACGCCTGATACAAGTGAGAAAGGAAACAGTTTCCAGCGAAACACTAGTGAGCGTCAACAAATAACAAGTAGTGGTGAGGGAGCCAGTATCATTCCTTCATTTGTCAAGTTGTTGAATGCCGATAGAAACAAaagtatagcgccctcagtaGCCAAGACAGCAGTTAGTGACAGGGAGCCTGCGATTATCCCTCGCCTTCGGACAAAGAGTAACACATCTCTGCCCCCTCAGGAAAATGGTATGATCCAATCAACATCCAGAAAGCTACGAAGTGATACACTGCCCTGTGGAGGTGAAAGCTCCAAATCCTCAAAAGGTTTGGCATCAGTCGTACCAAAGGCATCTGCTGACCATCACCATCTGgttgaaacagctccctctttgCCCAAAGATGAAGATTCTTCTTTCATCGACCTCAACGTAACACCACCCTCACTGTCGGCGGCTGGAGAGGGTAGTGAGGAATTGCCTTCATTCATTGAGCTGTATCCTGGTTCCCCCTTCAGTCCAATGGAAGAGTCCACCAATACTGCACAACAAG AAGCTGCTGTCACAAGAACACTTCAGATTCGACCTCAATTCAAAAGGCTCTTCAAATCAGAGAAAACAGACAGtacaaagaaaacagacacaacagaCAACAGATAG
- the LOC117289190 gene encoding transcription factor MafA-like: MANADQASCNLETDAALAMEYIQDFDLLPLALAEVKREDQANSPGSSCLLQCHTDTSTVSTSSNIGKASVGRRRTPPTSLPNLGTGSLTPLVESPCVNVPHSPDDLALIPSPVDMEYKPSLDELYWMSSIQSLTTINNLQLMSPVYDTGEMSALCPSDPDYDKYSDCSETQARDDDDDEDEEDDDSNSSAADSDSTDPGAPAVTKPTKDIFTLYRDDELVRLTVRELNRQLRGYKKEDVIKLKQKRRTLKNRGYAQCCRTKRLKQRLDLEHSQLYLHTEVNRLKNELERVQKERDKYRKELELFKTARLRTSSLPSSPESPEYYM; the protein is encoded by the coding sequence ATGGCAAACGCCGACCAGGCCAGCTGTAATTTGGAGACGGATGCGGCTCTAGCCATGGAATACATCCAGGATTTCGATTTGCTACCGTTGGCTCTAGCTGAGGTAAAGCGCGAGGACCAGGCTAACTCACCGGGAAGTTCATGCCTTCTACAGTGCCATACCGATACCTCGACTGTGTCTACGAGCAGCAACATCGGTAAGGCAAGTGTAGGAAGACGACGCACCCCGCCAACCAGTCTGCCCAACCTCGGCACGGGATCCCTGACTCCGTTAGTTGAGTCCCCGTGCGTTAATGTACCCCATTCACCGGACGACCTGGCACTTATACCAAGTCCCGTTGACATGGAGTACAAACCGAGCCTCGATGAGCTGTATTGGATGTCTAGCATTCAATCCCTCACCACCATCAACAATCTACAGCTGATGTCCCCGGTCTATGATACGGGTGAGATGTCGGCACTATGCCCTTCCGATCCTGACTACGACAAATATTCGGACTGTTCCGAGACGCAGGCCCGCGATGATGACGAcgatgaagatgaagaagatgatgatagtaattCATCCGCTGCAGACTCGGACAGTACCGACCCAGGCGCTCCCGCCGTGACTAAACCTACTAAAGACATTTTCACTCTGTACCGTGATGACGAGTTAGTTCGCTTAACTGTAAGAGAACTCAACCGCCAACTTCGCGGCTACAAGAAAGAAGACGTTATAAAGCTCAAGCAGAAAAGAAGAACACTCAAAAACCGCGGCTACGCACAGTGCTGCCGTACGAAGCGACTCAAACAACGGCTTGACTTGGAGCACAGTCAACTCTACCTACACACGGAGGTGAACCGACTCAAGAATGAGCTGGAACGAGTCCAGAAAGAGAGAGATAAATACCGGAAAGAGCTTGAACTCTTCAAGACAGCCCGCCTGAGGACGAGCAGTCTGCCAAGTAGCCCAGAGTCGCCTGAGTACTACATGTAA